A portion of the Oscillospiraceae bacterium genome contains these proteins:
- a CDS encoding reverse transcriptase/maturase family protein, producing MTYEELCSFEVLYKAYLEARKGKRSKSKTIEYEAQALACTEKLSRKLAVCNVRQPDGSIRQQIRYVPSKFEVFAVYEPKRRMVHAPAFVDKVVLHALVDNILYDALTKSFIRDSHASQTGKGTDDGLMRLKTHMVDYYRREGHGADGWVLKGDVRHFFASIDHWKLKRKLKAVLDKRGVDPRVYELLCIYIDVMEDGLPLGYQTSQLFALMFLDEFDHIIKEKYRIKYYGRYMDDFYIICSDKRKLQCILRDVRALMDSYGLELNQKTAIFPLRNGIDFLGFHSYLTDTGAVIQKLRRDSSKRMKNKIKYWETAYPAGEVTKGEILRSFDAWDAHAAHGETYSLRRKYADRLEKLLDCKIPIHRKINSNKLARDRRRARQCRCIYKKQHKALSLSVSQNTRPAEIMPWA from the coding sequence TTGACATACGAAGAACTGTGCAGCTTTGAGGTACTTTACAAAGCCTACCTTGAAGCCCGGAAGGGAAAGCGCAGTAAAAGCAAAACAATCGAGTACGAGGCGCAGGCGCTGGCCTGCACGGAAAAGCTCTCCCGTAAGCTGGCTGTCTGCAATGTGCGGCAGCCAGACGGGAGCATCCGGCAGCAGATACGCTATGTGCCAAGTAAGTTTGAGGTCTTTGCCGTCTACGAGCCGAAGCGCCGCATGGTACACGCCCCGGCATTTGTGGACAAAGTGGTGCTGCACGCGCTGGTCGATAACATTCTGTATGATGCTCTGACAAAGAGCTTTATCCGGGACAGCCACGCCAGCCAGACCGGCAAAGGCACAGACGACGGCCTGATGCGCCTGAAAACTCACATGGTGGACTATTACCGTCGTGAGGGCCACGGTGCGGACGGCTGGGTGCTGAAAGGTGACGTGCGGCATTTCTTCGCCAGCATCGACCACTGGAAGCTGAAACGCAAGCTCAAAGCCGTACTGGACAAGCGCGGTGTTGACCCGCGTGTCTATGAGCTGCTTTGCATCTACATCGACGTGATGGAGGACGGCTTGCCGCTGGGCTACCAGACGAGCCAGCTCTTTGCGCTGATGTTTTTGGATGAGTTCGACCACATCATCAAAGAGAAGTACCGCATCAAATACTATGGCCGATACATGGATGATTTCTATATCATCTGTTCGGACAAGCGAAAATTGCAGTGCATTCTCCGGGATGTGCGGGCGCTCATGGACAGTTACGGCCTTGAGCTGAACCAGAAAACCGCCATCTTCCCGCTGCGGAACGGTATTGATTTTCTGGGATTCCATAGCTACCTGACCGACACCGGCGCGGTCATCCAAAAGCTGCGCCGAGATAGCTCCAAGCGGATGAAGAACAAGATCAAGTATTGGGAGACGGCATACCCCGCAGGCGAAGTGACCAAGGGAGAAATCCTGCGGAGCTTTGATGCGTGGGATGCCCATGCCGCCCATGGCGAAACCTACTCTTTACGCCGCAAGTACGCTGACCGGCTCGAAAAATTGCTTGACTGCAAAATCCCTATCCATCGAAAAATCAACTCGAACAAACTCGCGCGTGACAGACGGCGGGCGCGGCAATGCCGCTGCATCTACAAGAAGCAGCACAAAGCCCTGTCCCTCTCTGTATCGCAGAACACGCGGCCTGCGGAGATCATGCCGTGGGCCTGA
- a CDS encoding DUF6273 domain-containing protein, giving the protein MSDAAIWWLRSPNTNNNNNVWNVNTDGSNNNNWYNNSYGVRPALMEPCDE; this is encoded by the coding sequence TTGTCTGACGCTGCCATTTGGTGGCTGCGCTCTCCGAACACCAACAATAACAACAACGTCTGGAACGTCAACACCGATGGCTCCAACAACAACAACTGGTACAACAACTCCTATGGTGTTCGCCCCGCTCTGATGGAACCGTGTGACGAGTAG
- a CDS encoding globin, translating to MSWEKSSYTAAGAALLSESLSGGALVITRAVSGTGTADADLSGETGVSGETHDLKLLDIETVESGGETARRVKIQITGADETYIMHQVGVYGRLNDDAETLLFIMQDARGVEVPSTKVNGDFEIELSALLAVSNKANISITVDPQVQALMKLVKAEIEKHNADASAHATTITAAVSAAVKNLSESGEILNEEQVKALIKEQVDGGTGGYYGSYELTLAADGWKPARNEDDYENAGGMDYYQCIYDAELSDSTSELVPVGVVSPGSFYTTTKAGVLNGCETHDGFIRFFSQRIPEADIQATVTLFGKGGGSGETGSVSIGQGLKRDASGAIAVRIGEGLDFDSANAVTVRKETVMTSEDLLNEEETQQEIVDMLK from the coding sequence GTGAGTTGGGAAAAATCTAGCTACACCGCCGCCGGTGCCGCCCTGCTGTCGGAATCTCTCTCCGGTGGTGCGCTGGTAATCACCCGCGCTGTGAGCGGCACCGGTACGGCTGACGCAGACCTCTCGGGGGAAACCGGGGTAAGCGGCGAAACACATGACCTGAAATTGCTGGACATCGAAACCGTTGAAAGCGGCGGTGAGACGGCTCGGCGGGTAAAAATCCAGATCACCGGTGCGGATGAAACGTACATCATGCATCAGGTGGGCGTTTACGGCAGGCTGAACGACGATGCAGAAACACTCCTGTTTATTATGCAGGATGCACGCGGAGTGGAGGTCCCGTCCACGAAAGTGAACGGCGATTTTGAGATTGAGCTGTCGGCGCTGCTTGCTGTGTCGAACAAGGCCAATATCAGCATTACCGTTGACCCTCAGGTGCAGGCGTTGATGAAGTTGGTCAAGGCCGAGATCGAGAAGCACAACGCCGACGCCAGTGCCCATGCGACTACCATCACGGCAGCGGTCAGCGCAGCCGTGAAGAACCTGTCTGAATCCGGGGAAATCCTGAACGAAGAACAGGTAAAGGCTCTTATCAAGGAACAGGTGGACGGCGGAACAGGCGGCTACTATGGCTCCTACGAACTCACCCTTGCGGCTGACGGGTGGAAGCCCGCCCGCAACGAGGATGATTACGAAAACGCTGGCGGTATGGATTACTACCAGTGCATTTATGATGCAGAACTGTCGGACAGCACCAGCGAGCTTGTACCCGTTGGCGTTGTATCTCCCGGCAGCTTCTATACTACGACCAAAGCGGGTGTCCTGAACGGGTGCGAAACGCATGATGGTTTCATCAGATTCTTTTCTCAGCGCATCCCGGAAGCAGACATTCAGGCGACCGTAACCCTGTTCGGGAAAGGAGGTGGTTCGGGTGAAACCGGTAGCGTAAGCATCGGTCAGGGCTTGAAGCGTGACGCGAGCGGCGCTATTGCCGTCCGCATTGGCGAAGGCCTTGACTTTGACAGTGCAAACGCGGTGACTGTCCGCAAAGAAACCGTTATGACGAGCGAAGACCTGCTGAACGAGGAAGAAACGCAGCAGGAAATCGTTGATATGCTGAAATAA
- a CDS encoding phage tail protein I, which translates to MIKLQDARIADGLPRVVAEQPWAKVLSAVYGELQGRMLEYLATGMTFSDVDNCSEGMLDQMAIYLKIEWYDSAADIETKRKLVRTAIEIQRYAGTVKAVREQVETIYKKARIEEWFSYGGTPGFWKLYVDITDDQETYHTAAEMEKLLGYTKRCTAHLEHIIYIVEPHERSPAYIAAAPSGMATSCTVKVPGRIKPREIGAKAYVAGAVGRSKMQVAVALPGAVEAKAVKARAFTAGTVERSHTAINIVIGGQTT; encoded by the coding sequence ATGATTAAGCTGCAGGACGCGAGAATTGCAGATGGACTGCCGCGGGTCGTTGCTGAACAGCCGTGGGCAAAGGTGCTGTCTGCAGTATACGGGGAACTTCAAGGCCGGATGCTGGAATATCTGGCAACGGGCATGACGTTCTCGGATGTGGATAACTGTAGCGAGGGAATGCTGGATCAAATGGCAATCTATCTCAAAATCGAATGGTACGATTCTGCCGCCGATATTGAGACGAAGCGTAAGCTCGTAAGAACCGCAATTGAAATCCAGCGTTATGCAGGAACGGTAAAGGCTGTTCGTGAACAGGTGGAGACAATTTACAAAAAAGCCAGAATTGAGGAATGGTTCTCGTATGGGGGGACACCGGGATTCTGGAAACTGTATGTTGACATCACCGACGATCAGGAAACATATCACACCGCAGCAGAAATGGAAAAGCTGCTGGGCTACACAAAACGCTGCACTGCTCACCTTGAGCACATCATCTACATCGTCGAACCGCATGAACGGTCGCCCGCTTATATCGCCGCCGCACCCAGCGGCATGGCGACATCCTGCACCGTAAAGGTCCCCGGTAGGATCAAGCCGCGGGAAATCGGCGCAAAGGCGTATGTTGCCGGTGCGGTCGGAAGATCGAAAATGCAGGTTGCCGTGGCGCTGCCCGGTGCCGTTGAAGCAAAGGCAGTGAAAGCACGAGCCTTTACGGCGGGCACCGTTGAACGGTCGCACACGGCGATAAACATTGTTATTGGAGGACAGACAACGTGA
- a CDS encoding baseplate J/gp47 family protein → MSNIAEFAEIPEYSVTDNMTLEDVNNLVTEIYTRNYKAVNGTAPPLHSADPITLTLKSISELYYMVLQVAEKRTRCALLKTATGAALDNMGLPFGVKRNEATYATVTIRFNLSAEQKTVVMIPHGTRVRTAAGIYFATTAYAQIAIGETYVDVLAQAEVVGASGNDVPIGVVDTLVDAIPYVAAVENVDTSSGGADAESDDSLTRRIWLSPTTYSCAGPRDAYEYWAMSFRSDVENAIAVSPRSQPCTVYIFFMLTGGRMPSEKDMSEMQAYLMNEARRPMTDQVICKAPEEVEYGIDFTYYIGAGNAKGASIVQENVAKAVEEFQQWQRSIGRDISPMELIYRLRVAGVKRVELRQPVYMVVEGGSDLEKATVQIPKLSGTPTIIYGGVEDD, encoded by the coding sequence TTGTCTAATATCGCTGAATTTGCCGAAATCCCGGAGTATAGCGTCACGGATAATATGACGCTTGAGGATGTAAATAATCTGGTGACAGAAATTTACACCCGAAATTACAAAGCGGTAAATGGAACGGCCCCGCCGTTGCACAGTGCTGACCCGATCACTCTTACGCTGAAAAGTATTTCTGAACTGTATTACATGGTGTTGCAGGTTGCAGAAAAAAGAACCCGCTGCGCATTGCTGAAAACAGCGACGGGTGCAGCGCTGGATAATATGGGACTTCCGTTCGGCGTGAAACGGAACGAGGCAACCTATGCAACGGTGACAATCCGATTTAATCTTTCGGCTGAACAGAAAACAGTTGTAATGATTCCACATGGAACCCGCGTCAGAACTGCCGCGGGTATTTATTTTGCTACAACGGCCTACGCACAGATTGCCATTGGCGAGACCTATGTTGATGTGTTGGCGCAAGCCGAGGTGGTAGGAGCCAGTGGAAACGACGTTCCAATCGGCGTTGTCGATACGCTGGTAGACGCCATTCCTTATGTTGCGGCAGTGGAGAATGTGGATACATCCAGCGGCGGCGCAGACGCGGAAAGCGACGATAGCTTGACCCGGCGGATTTGGCTGTCCCCGACAACGTATAGTTGCGCAGGGCCGCGAGACGCCTACGAGTATTGGGCAATGAGCTTCCGCTCTGATGTGGAAAATGCAATTGCAGTCAGTCCACGGAGCCAGCCTTGCACAGTGTATATCTTTTTCATGCTGACGGGCGGAAGGATGCCGAGTGAAAAGGATATGAGCGAAATGCAAGCATATCTGATGAACGAAGCTCGACGCCCCATGACAGATCAGGTAATCTGCAAGGCCCCGGAAGAAGTAGAGTACGGAATTGACTTTACCTATTATATCGGAGCAGGCAACGCGAAGGGCGCAAGTATTGTTCAGGAAAACGTTGCAAAAGCTGTTGAGGAATTTCAGCAGTGGCAGCGCTCCATCGGGAGGGACATTAGCCCGATGGAATTGATTTATCGCTTGCGTGTCGCTGGCGTAAAACGAGTAGAGCTTAGACAACCGGTTTACATGGTAGTCGAAGGCGGTTCGGATTTGGAAAAAGCAACAGTGCAAATCCCAAAACTGAGCGGAACCCCGACGATCATCTACGGAGGTGTCGAGGATGATTAA